In Juglans regia cultivar Chandler chromosome 5, Walnut 2.0, whole genome shotgun sequence, the following are encoded in one genomic region:
- the LOC108999202 gene encoding uncharacterized protein LOC108999202 yields the protein MHGSDYQDKISQHQLKQNSTVLNHTKPFSKRNSFSDLYEDSPREKIAYNSKRKQRMSGNCGAEGSEIDSVANGHGHYDGKIGSKLHDYDDVSPNIIKRNETFELKPSILIRNLCKSADKEERGPSMRMKKKKKVNEKWKGIEEYSNQVKLINHPSNKMTVEKRVRPDLPKPDYVKRASLTGMPTWKYQCKGSVMGIPTSFSADETAETSSSL from the exons ATGCATGGCTCTGATTATCAGGATAAGATATCTCAGCACCAATTAAAACAGAATTCAACTGTTCTCAACCATACCAAACCTTTCTCTAAGCGGAACTCTTTTTCGGATTTGTATGAAGATTCTCCCAGAGAAAAAATTGCTTACAATAGCAAGAGGAAACAAAGAATGAGTGGCAACTGTGGTGCTGAAGGGTCGGAGATTGACTCTGTTGCTAACGGCCATGGTCACTATGATGGGAAAATTGGAAGCAAGTTGCATGATTATGATGATGTCAGCCCCAACATCATCAAAAGGAATGAAACTTTTGAATTGAAGCCTTCAATTCTAATACGCAACCTCTGCAAGTCTGCTGATAAAGAAGAGAGAGGGCCATCTATGAGAATGAAAAAG AAGAAGAAAGTCAATGAAAAATGGAAGGGTATAGAAGAATACAGCAACCAAGTTAAATTAATAAACCATCCATCAAACAAAATGACA GTTGAAAAACGAGTCAGACCTGATCTTCCTAAGCCAGACTATGTGAAAAGAGCATCATTAACTGGAATGCCGACATGGAAATATCAGTGCAAAGG ATCTGTCATGGGGATTCCAACTAGCTTCAGCGCGGATGAAACTGCAGAAACCAGCTCTTCTTTGTAA
- the LOC108999201 gene encoding PH, RCC1 and FYVE domains-containing protein 1-like isoform X2, giving the protein MSQTDRMASDLSRTGPVERDIEQAITALKKGAYLLKYGRRGKPKFCPFRLSNDESVLIWFSGKEEKHLKLSHVSRIISGQRTPIFQRYPQPEKECQSFSLIYNDRSLDLICKDKDDAEVWFRGLKALISRCHHRKWRTESRSDGVPSEVNSPRTYTQRSSPLNSPFGSNESLQKDIGDHLRLHSPYESPPKNGFDKALSDVILYAVPPKGFFPSDSASASVHSVSSGGSDSVHGHMKAMAMDAFRVSLSSAVSSSSQGSGHDDGDALGDVFIWGEGIGDGFLGGGTHRVGCGSGVKMDSLLPKALESAVVLDVQNIACGGQHAALVTKQGEIFSWGEESGGRLGHGVDSDVLQPKLIDALSSTNIELVACGEYHTCAVTLSGDLYTWGDGTFNFGLLGHGNEVSHWVPKRVTGPLEGIHVSSISCGPWHTAVVTSAGQLFTFGDGTFGVLGHGDRKSISIPREVESLKGLRTVRAACGVWHTAAVVEVMVGNSSSSNCSSGKLFTWGDGDKGRLGHGDKEAKLVPTCVAALVEPNFCRVGCGHSITVALTTSGHVYTMGSPVYGQLGNPQADGKLPARVEGKLSKSFVEEIACGAYHVAVLTSRTEVYTWGKGANGRLGHGDIDDRNSPTLVEALRDKQVKGITCGTHFTAAICLHKWVSGVDQSMCSGCRLPFNFKRKRHNCYNCGLVFCHSCSSKKSLKASMAPNPNKPYRVCDNCFSKLRKAIESDGSSHSSVSRRGSINQGSLEFIEKDEKLDSRSRGQLARLSSMESLKQVESRSSKKNKKLEFNSSRVSPIPNGGSQWGALNISKSFNPVFGSSKKFFSASVPGSRIVSRATSPISRRPSPPRSTTPTPTLGGLTSPKIVVDDTKRTNDSLSQEIVKLRSQWVHPSPAESPSLQWVEQKTYSIIKVYCMAKRAMCVVCAYV; this is encoded by the exons ATGTCGCAGACGGATAGGATGGCTTCGGATCTTAGCAGGACTGGCCCCGTCGAAAGGGATATCGAGCAG GCCATTACTGCTCTCAAGAAAGGGGCATACTTGCTGAAGTATGGAAGGAGGGGGAAGCCCAAGTTTTGTCCATTCCGGCTTTCCAAT GATGAGTCCGTCCTAATATGGTTCTCGGGGAAAGAGGAGAAGCACCTGAAACTAAGCCATGTGTCTAGAATAATTTCTGGACAACGCACT cCAATATTTCAAAGGTATCCACAGCCTGAGAAGGAGTGTCAATCATTTTCGCTCATATATAATGACAGATCACTGGATTTG ATTTGCAAGGATAAAGATGACGCTGAGGTATGGTTTAGGGGTTTAAAAGCATTAATCTCACGTTGCCATCACCGTAAATGGAGAACAGAATCAAGGAGTGATGGAGTTCCTTCCGAAGTAAATAGTCCTAGAACATACACACAAAGAAGTTCTCCTCTGAACTCTCCATTTGGTAGTAATGAGAGCTTGCAGAAG GATATTGGAGATCACCTTCGCCTTCATAGTCCATATGAAAGTCCCCCGAAGAATGGCTTTGATAAAGCATTATCAGATGTGATATTGTATGCTGTTCCCCCCAAAGGTTTCTTCCCTTCAGATTCTGCTAGTGCTTCTGTCCATTCTGTGTCATCAGGAGGCTCAGATAGTGTACATGGTCACATGAAGGCAATGGCGATGGATGCTTTTAGAGTTAGTCTATCAAGTGCTGTTAGCTCATCAAGCCAAGGTTCTGGTCATGATGATGGTGATGCCCTGGGTGATGTTTTTATTTGGGGCGAAGGCATAGGGGATGGTTTTCTGGGTGGTGGAACTCATAGAGTTGGGTGTGGCTCTGGTGTCAAAATGGATTCTTTGTTGCCTAAAGCCTTAGAATCTGCAGTAGTCCTTGATGTCCAGAACATTGCCTGTGGTGGACAGCATGCTGCCTTAGTCACTAAGCAAGGAGAGATTTTCTCCTGGGGGGAGGAATCTGGAGGCAGGCTTGGGCATGGAGTAGACTCTGATGTTTTGCAACCAAAGCTAATCGATGCCCTTAGCAGTACGAACATTGAGCTTGTAGCTTGCGGTGAGTACCATACATGTGCTGTAACACTTTCTGGTGATCTGTACACATGGGGTGATGGAACTTTCAATTTTGGTCTTCTTGGCCATGGAAATGAAGTGAGCCACTGGGTCCCAAAGAGAGTAACTGGGCCTTTGGAGGGCATACATGTCTCATCAATCTCTTGTGGACCCTGGCACACTGCTGTTGTAACATCTGCAGGTCAATTGTTTACTTTCGGAGATGGCACATTTGGTGTTCTTGGCCATGGAGACCGGAAGAGTATTTCAATACCAAGGGAAGTGGAATCCCTTAAGGGGCTCCGCACAGTCCGAGCAGCTTGTGGTGTTTGGCATACTGCTGCAGTTGTAGAAGTCATGGTTGGGAATTCAAGTTCTAGCAACTGCTCTTCAGGAAAGCTGTTTACTTGGGGAGATGGAGATAAAGGTCGACTTGGGCATGGTGATAAGGAAGCCAAACTTGTGCCTACCTGTGTTGCTGCTCTTGTTGAACCCAATTTTTGTCGAGTTGGGTGTGGACATAGTATAACTGTTGCCCTTACAACCTCTGGCCATGTCTATACAATGGGCAGTCCTGTTTATGGCCAGTTAGGGAATCCCCAAGCTGATGGGAAACTCCCTGCTCGTGTTGAAGGAAAGCTCTCCAAGAGTTTTGTGGAGGAGATAGCTTGTGGTGCTTACCATGTTGCGGTTTTAACTTCAAGAACTGAAGTCTATACTTGGGGCAAGGGAGCAAATGGTCGTTTAGGTCATGGGGATATAGATGATAGAAATTCCCCAACATTAGTAGAAGCTCTGAGAGATAAGCAAGTCAAAGGTATTACCTGTGGTACTCATTTTACAGCAGCTATATGCCTTCACAAGTGGGTCTCCGGAGTTGACCAGTCTATGTGTTCTGGCTGTCGCCTGCCATTTAACTTTAAAAGAAAACGTCACAATTGTTACAATTGTGGACTTGTTTTTTGTCATTCATGCAGCAGCAAGAAGTCTCTCAAGGCTTCTATGGCACCAAATCCCAACAAACCCTATCGCGTTTGTGATAATTGTTTCAGTAAACTAAGGAAAGCTATTGAAAGTGATGGTTCTTCTCATTCTTCAGTGAGCAGAAGAGGAAGTATCAATCAAGGTTCACTTGAGTTCATTGAGAAAGATGAGAAATTGGATTCCAGATCTCGTGGACAACTTGCTAGATTGTCTTCAATGGAGTCCTTGAAGCAGGTGGAAAGCCGATCTTctaagaaaaacaagaaactaGAATTTAACAGCAGTCGGGTCTCACCTATTCCAAATGGAGGTTCCCAGTGGGGAGCACTtaatatttctaaatcttttaaTCCAGTGTTCGGGTCGTCCAAAAAGTTTTTCTCAGCGTCTGTTCCTGGATCAAGAATTGTTTCTCGAGCAACATCCCCGATATCAAGGCGGCCCAGCCCACCTCGTTCAACAACACCAACCCCGACTCTGGGTGGA